One window from the genome of Musa acuminata AAA Group cultivar baxijiao chromosome BXJ1-4, Cavendish_Baxijiao_AAA, whole genome shotgun sequence encodes:
- the LOC135671771 gene encoding YTH domain-containing protein ECT4-like isoform X1, which translates to MAAVAPAPLADQTTDLMRKLSLDSKNMSSDASEVTKKPSGVQYGSVNGREAPMVSIPTSERSLTPLLQEHLDTSMFYYPNGHASSFYYGGYDGSATEWEAYPRYVSPDGSEVPPLGVYGDMYHHGYGYASYGPWLGHNSQLYGPQHYQFPATYYQPPTPTPTCVSYTTSQTPSSKGEVSTSAAADLPSIPVDTKADSNVMAQTITNGNDVSATLKPNQQNSLLNQSGSFGKGGLLGGLPSGYQDPRFGFDGMWSPVPWFDGPIFSDGQHKPATTNNISSMTTQIGNTMSTRNQNTRLQPHHMGMHALGPAAPRVANKLYPSNRMYGQNANGFGNHQSYSSSMYNSRMNGRWGMSTDNNYKSRGRGNGFCGYGNENLDGLSELNKGPRAGCFGNQKGFGPNVTIAVRVQSLPANVNVQESVAIPGSGQYNKADFPETYSNAKFFIIKSYSEDDIHKSIKYNIWSSTPHGNKKLDAAYQESKEQTSGCPIFLFFSVNTSGQFVGVAEMIGRVNFNRTFGYWQQDKWIGCFPVKWHIVKDVPNNILKHIILEDNENKPVTNSRDTQEVKLDQGLQLLRLFKDHVSKTSILDDFSFYEDRQKMMQEKRSKLQLLQKKIIDESPVHFDEKDMDGVSRNPGLQKPLEVKNESGQGELALGESAQAERRVALL; encoded by the exons ATGGCGGCCGTCGCACCTGCTCCTCTTGCTGACC AAACTACAGATCTGATGCGGAAGCTATCGTTGGATTCTAAGAACATGAGTAGCGATGCTTCAGAGGTGACAAAGAAG CCATCTGGGGTTCAGTATGGTTCAGTAAATGGTAGGGAAGCACCAATGGTGTCGATCCCCACGAGCGAGCGGTCTCTGACTCCGCTGCTTCAGGAGCATCTCGATACGAGCATGTTCTACTACCCCAATGGACATGCTTCATCTTTCTACTATGGag GTTATGATGGATCAGCAACTGAGTGGGAGGCTTACCCAAGATACGTTAGTCCTGATGGATCGGAGGTGCCTCCACTT GGAGTTTATGGTGACATGTATCACCATGGATATGGTTATGCTTCTTATGGTCCGTGGTTGGGACACAACAGTCAGTTATATGGACCCCAGCATTACCAGTTTCCGGCTACATATTACCAGCCACCCACACCCACACCCACTTGTGTGTCATACACGACAAGCCAAACTCCTAGTTCTAAAGGGGAAGTATCCACATCTGCTGCTGCTGACCTCCCTTCTATTCCAGTAGACACAAAAGCTGATTCAAATGTGATGGCTCAAACAATAACAAATGGCAATGATGTATCAGCAACACTCAAACCAAACCAACAGAACTCATTGTTGAATCAAAGTGGCTCATTTGGTAAAGGTGGTTTGCTTGGTGGTCTTCCTTCAGGCTACCAGGATCCAAGATTTGGTTTTGATGGTATGTGGTCACCCGTTCCATGGTTTGATGGTCCTATATTTTCTGATGGACAACATAAGCCAGCTACAACTAATAATATTTCTTCTATGACTACACAAATTGGCAACACTATGTCCACAAGAAACCAGAATACCCGCCTCCAGCCTCATCACATG GGAATGCATGCCTTAGGACCAGCAGCTCCTCGTGTGGCGAACAAGCTGTATCCTAGCAACCGGATGTATGGTCAGAATGCTAATGGATTTGGAAATCATCAGAGTTATAGTTCAAGTATGTACAACTCCAGAATGAATGGAAGATGGGGGATGTCTACAGATAACAACTATAAGTCAAGGGGCCGAGGTAATGGATTCTGTGGTTATGGTAATGAGAACTTGGATGGGCTAAGCGAACTCAATAAAGGACCAAGGGCTGGCTGTTTCGGAAACCAGAAGGGGTTTGGACCTAATGTTACCATTGCAGTAAGGGTACAGAGCCTTCCTGCAAACGTAAATGTTCAGGAGTCTGTTGCAATTCCTGGAAGTGGTCAGTACAACAAGGCAGACTTCCCTGAGACATATTCAAATGCTAAGTTTTTCATCATTAAGTCATACAGCGAGGATGATATCCACAAGAGTATTAAGTACAATATCTGGTCTAGCACTCCCCATGGGAACAAGAAGCTTGATGCTGCGTATCAAGAATCTAAAGAGCAGACAAGTGGATGCCCAATCTTTTTGTTTTTCTCT GTGAATACGAGTGGACAATTTGTCGGTGTTGCAGAAATGATAGGACGAGTTAATTTTAACAGAACATTTGGTTACTGGCAGCAGGATAAGTGGATCGGGTGTTTTCCTGTTAAGTGGCATATTGTGAAGGATGTACCTAATAACATCCTGAAGCACATAATATTGGAAGACAATGAGAATAAACCAGTGACAAATAGTAGAGACACTCAGGAG GTGAAGCTAGACCAAGGTCTTCAACTGCTTAGGCTTTTCAAAGATCATGTGAGCAAGACATCCATTTTGgatgatttcagtttctatgAGGACCGCCAGAAGATGATGCAAGAAAAGAGATCCAAGCTACAGCTGCTTCAGAAAAAG ATCATCGATGAAAGCCCGGTGCATTTTGATGAGAAAGATATGGATGGGGTAAGCAGGAACCCTGGACTACAAAAGCCCTTGGAAGTGAAGAATGAATCCGGCCAGGGTGAGCTTGCACTTGGGGAATCAGCACAAGCAGAAAGAAGGGTGGCGCTGCTGTAG
- the LOC135671771 gene encoding YTH domain-containing protein ECT2-like isoform X2: MVSIPTSERSLTPLLQEHLDTSMFYYPNGHASSFYYGGYDGSATEWEAYPRYVSPDGSEVPPLGVYGDMYHHGYGYASYGPWLGHNSQLYGPQHYQFPATYYQPPTPTPTCVSYTTSQTPSSKGEVSTSAAADLPSIPVDTKADSNVMAQTITNGNDVSATLKPNQQNSLLNQSGSFGKGGLLGGLPSGYQDPRFGFDGMWSPVPWFDGPIFSDGQHKPATTNNISSMTTQIGNTMSTRNQNTRLQPHHMGMHALGPAAPRVANKLYPSNRMYGQNANGFGNHQSYSSSMYNSRMNGRWGMSTDNNYKSRGRGNGFCGYGNENLDGLSELNKGPRAGCFGNQKGFGPNVTIAVRVQSLPANVNVQESVAIPGSGQYNKADFPETYSNAKFFIIKSYSEDDIHKSIKYNIWSSTPHGNKKLDAAYQESKEQTSGCPIFLFFSVNTSGQFVGVAEMIGRVNFNRTFGYWQQDKWIGCFPVKWHIVKDVPNNILKHIILEDNENKPVTNSRDTQEVKLDQGLQLLRLFKDHVSKTSILDDFSFYEDRQKMMQEKRSKLQLLQKKIIDESPVHFDEKDMDGVSRNPGLQKPLEVKNESGQGELALGESAQAERRVALL, translated from the exons ATGGTGTCGATCCCCACGAGCGAGCGGTCTCTGACTCCGCTGCTTCAGGAGCATCTCGATACGAGCATGTTCTACTACCCCAATGGACATGCTTCATCTTTCTACTATGGag GTTATGATGGATCAGCAACTGAGTGGGAGGCTTACCCAAGATACGTTAGTCCTGATGGATCGGAGGTGCCTCCACTT GGAGTTTATGGTGACATGTATCACCATGGATATGGTTATGCTTCTTATGGTCCGTGGTTGGGACACAACAGTCAGTTATATGGACCCCAGCATTACCAGTTTCCGGCTACATATTACCAGCCACCCACACCCACACCCACTTGTGTGTCATACACGACAAGCCAAACTCCTAGTTCTAAAGGGGAAGTATCCACATCTGCTGCTGCTGACCTCCCTTCTATTCCAGTAGACACAAAAGCTGATTCAAATGTGATGGCTCAAACAATAACAAATGGCAATGATGTATCAGCAACACTCAAACCAAACCAACAGAACTCATTGTTGAATCAAAGTGGCTCATTTGGTAAAGGTGGTTTGCTTGGTGGTCTTCCTTCAGGCTACCAGGATCCAAGATTTGGTTTTGATGGTATGTGGTCACCCGTTCCATGGTTTGATGGTCCTATATTTTCTGATGGACAACATAAGCCAGCTACAACTAATAATATTTCTTCTATGACTACACAAATTGGCAACACTATGTCCACAAGAAACCAGAATACCCGCCTCCAGCCTCATCACATG GGAATGCATGCCTTAGGACCAGCAGCTCCTCGTGTGGCGAACAAGCTGTATCCTAGCAACCGGATGTATGGTCAGAATGCTAATGGATTTGGAAATCATCAGAGTTATAGTTCAAGTATGTACAACTCCAGAATGAATGGAAGATGGGGGATGTCTACAGATAACAACTATAAGTCAAGGGGCCGAGGTAATGGATTCTGTGGTTATGGTAATGAGAACTTGGATGGGCTAAGCGAACTCAATAAAGGACCAAGGGCTGGCTGTTTCGGAAACCAGAAGGGGTTTGGACCTAATGTTACCATTGCAGTAAGGGTACAGAGCCTTCCTGCAAACGTAAATGTTCAGGAGTCTGTTGCAATTCCTGGAAGTGGTCAGTACAACAAGGCAGACTTCCCTGAGACATATTCAAATGCTAAGTTTTTCATCATTAAGTCATACAGCGAGGATGATATCCACAAGAGTATTAAGTACAATATCTGGTCTAGCACTCCCCATGGGAACAAGAAGCTTGATGCTGCGTATCAAGAATCTAAAGAGCAGACAAGTGGATGCCCAATCTTTTTGTTTTTCTCT GTGAATACGAGTGGACAATTTGTCGGTGTTGCAGAAATGATAGGACGAGTTAATTTTAACAGAACATTTGGTTACTGGCAGCAGGATAAGTGGATCGGGTGTTTTCCTGTTAAGTGGCATATTGTGAAGGATGTACCTAATAACATCCTGAAGCACATAATATTGGAAGACAATGAGAATAAACCAGTGACAAATAGTAGAGACACTCAGGAG GTGAAGCTAGACCAAGGTCTTCAACTGCTTAGGCTTTTCAAAGATCATGTGAGCAAGACATCCATTTTGgatgatttcagtttctatgAGGACCGCCAGAAGATGATGCAAGAAAAGAGATCCAAGCTACAGCTGCTTCAGAAAAAG ATCATCGATGAAAGCCCGGTGCATTTTGATGAGAAAGATATGGATGGGGTAAGCAGGAACCCTGGACTACAAAAGCCCTTGGAAGTGAAGAATGAATCCGGCCAGGGTGAGCTTGCACTTGGGGAATCAGCACAAGCAGAAAGAAGGGTGGCGCTGCTGTAG